A section of the bacterium BMS3Abin14 genome encodes:
- a CDS encoding EamA-like transporter family protein, which produces MGTFVENKGILVEGASRQRDVTGDGTPLNSIDNIDDREEITGGRSGFLMGLAAYLIWGSFPLYFKALAHVPASEVLAHRIIWSAIFLLVFVALTGAGAQLKSMLLDMRTLATLTVTTLLIATNWFVFIYAVEAGKVLESSLGYYINPLVSIFLAAVFLGEKLTGRQKVSIVLAAAGVAIQTVMVGRLPIISITLAFTFGTYGLIRKAAKVPAVTGLAVETTLLSPFALAYLLWLMSQGKLSFMAAGTGAGTDILLFLAGAVTITPLILYGAAINRLRLSTMGIMLYIVPTSHFMWAVFAFGEPFTMGHLVSFCFIWVGLVLYSSESLGIMRRSTRAL; this is translated from the coding sequence TTGGGGACTTTTGTAGAAAACAAGGGCATCCTGGTGGAAGGCGCTTCCAGACAGCGGGATGTGACAGGAGATGGGACTCCGTTGAACAGCATTGATAACATCGACGACCGTGAAGAAATCACCGGCGGGAGATCCGGCTTTCTGATGGGGCTTGCCGCCTACCTCATCTGGGGTTCCTTCCCCCTTTATTTCAAGGCATTGGCGCATGTTCCGGCTTCAGAGGTGCTGGCCCACCGGATCATCTGGTCGGCGATTTTTCTTCTTGTGTTCGTTGCATTGACCGGCGCCGGGGCGCAGTTGAAATCCATGCTGCTCGATATGCGGACGCTCGCCACCCTCACCGTCACCACCCTGCTAATCGCCACCAACTGGTTCGTGTTCATCTACGCTGTGGAGGCCGGAAAAGTACTGGAAAGCAGCCTTGGTTACTATATCAATCCGTTAGTCAGTATTTTCCTTGCAGCGGTATTCCTGGGTGAAAAGCTCACCGGCAGACAGAAAGTGAGTATCGTGCTGGCAGCGGCGGGTGTGGCCATCCAGACGGTAATGGTGGGCCGGCTGCCGATCATTTCCATCACCCTGGCCTTTACCTTCGGCACCTACGGGCTGATCAGGAAGGCCGCCAAGGTTCCGGCAGTAACCGGGCTGGCGGTGGAGACAACGCTGCTGTCACCCTTTGCGCTGGCCTATCTTCTCTGGCTGATGTCACAGGGCAAACTGTCTTTCATGGCTGCAGGGACCGGCGCCGGCACTGATATTCTCCTTTTTCTGGCCGGCGCGGTTACAATCACACCTCTTATCCTCTATGGGGCTGCGATCAATCGCCTTCGACTATCCACTATGGGAATCATGCTGTATATCGTTCCAACGAGCCATTTTATGTGGGCCGTTTTCGCCTTCGGTGAACCGTTCACCATGGGCCATCTGGTCAGTTTCTGCTTTATCTGGGTGGGGCTTGTCCTCTACTCTTCAGAGTCCCTGGGGATAATGCGCCGGTCAACCAGGGCGCTGTGA
- the queG gene encoding epoxyqueuosine reductase, protein MNRDTVLLRDRLIHQAKVLGADDAGVCLASDLLNGPSHRKLPRPEGLLDHHYLLVLALRHPLHEPALDYFVRKDGARYGNSEGNRRLMRISDRIGRWLGEEGLSSQDLHYYVEKGGVFLKGAAVLAGLGTIGANNLLIHPSFGTRVRFRARLVDFPLTPSTPIDCNPCSDCVHSCLTVCPERALDSDGFTRDKCQLQLDRDISNAVILSGDADGSAKREVHYCRICEFSCTYTGGVPSHVKSKR, encoded by the coding sequence GTGAACAGGGATACCGTCTTGCTCAGAGACCGGCTCATCCACCAAGCTAAGGTATTAGGCGCCGATGACGCTGGTGTGTGCCTTGCTTCAGACCTGCTGAACGGGCCCAGCCACCGGAAGTTACCCCGCCCTGAAGGTTTACTGGATCATCATTACCTCCTGGTGCTCGCCCTTCGCCACCCTCTCCACGAGCCTGCCCTCGATTATTTTGTCCGTAAAGACGGTGCCAGATACGGCAACTCAGAGGGAAACCGACGGCTGATGCGGATATCAGACAGGATCGGACGGTGGCTGGGCGAGGAAGGGCTTTCCTCCCAGGACCTGCACTACTACGTGGAGAAGGGCGGTGTATTCCTGAAGGGGGCGGCTGTCCTGGCCGGCCTTGGAACAATCGGGGCCAACAATCTCCTCATCCATCCCAGTTTTGGAACTCGGGTCAGATTTCGGGCTCGTTTAGTGGATTTTCCTCTCACCCCATCAACACCCATCGATTGCAATCCGTGTTCGGACTGCGTTCATTCCTGTCTTACCGTCTGCCCCGAAAGGGCCCTGGATTCTGACGGTTTCACCCGTGACAAGTGCCAGCTCCAGCTCGACCGCGACATCTCCAACGCCGTCATATTGTCGGGGGACGCTGATGGATCGGCCAAACGTGAGGTCCACTACTGTCGGATCTGCGAATTTTCCTGCACATACACCGGAGGGGTTCCCTCCCATGTAAAAAGTAAAAGGTAG
- a CDS encoding malonic semialdehyde reductase → MSLFTVDEALCQREGFCVAECPAGIIEIRSEEAFPTPANGAEVRCINCGHCVSVCPYSAISLARMPIAECPPIDNDLAVSQEQVEQLLRSRRSIRAYRDKPVDREVLRKVIDIARYAPTGSNSQQVQWLVVSGRDEVVKLVDLAIDWMRHMVGEKEPMAERYQMAGMVRAWEAGIDFICRGAPALVVTHGPEAYPIMPVDSAIALTFFDLAAPSFELGTCWAGFVMWAADCWPPLTAALGLPEGNKPVGAMMVGYPKHRFHRMPARKEATIIWKE, encoded by the coding sequence GTGAGCTTGTTCACCGTGGATGAAGCGCTCTGTCAAAGAGAAGGTTTTTGCGTGGCGGAATGTCCCGCCGGAATCATCGAGATCAGATCCGAAGAAGCTTTTCCCACCCCTGCAAACGGTGCGGAAGTCAGATGCATCAATTGCGGACACTGCGTCTCGGTGTGTCCCTACTCGGCTATCTCTCTCGCAAGGATGCCGATCGCGGAGTGTCCGCCAATTGATAATGATCTGGCGGTAAGCCAGGAGCAGGTCGAGCAATTGCTCCGGTCCAGACGGTCGATCCGTGCCTACAGGGATAAGCCGGTTGACAGGGAAGTGCTGCGAAAGGTTATAGACATCGCCAGGTACGCTCCTACCGGCAGCAATAGCCAGCAGGTCCAGTGGCTCGTAGTTTCCGGAAGAGATGAAGTCGTTAAGCTTGTGGATCTGGCCATAGACTGGATGCGTCACATGGTCGGAGAAAAAGAGCCCATGGCAGAGCGCTACCAGATGGCGGGTATGGTAAGGGCCTGGGAAGCGGGCATCGATTTTATCTGCCGCGGCGCACCCGCCCTCGTGGTAACCCACGGACCGGAGGCCTATCCGATAATGCCCGTCGACAGCGCTATTGCCCTGACTTTTTTCGATCTGGCGGCACCCTCCTTCGAGCTGGGAACGTGCTGGGCCGGTTTCGTCATGTGGGCGGCTGATTGCTGGCCCCCCCTTACCGCTGCCCTCGGCCTTCCTGAAGGCAACAAGCCTGTGGGAGCGATGATGGTCGGATATCCCAAACACCGATTTCACCGAATGCCCGCCCGTAAGGAAGCCACGATTATCTGGAAGGAGTAG